The Streptomyces sp. NBC_01142 genomic interval GCTTCCCCGCCGTCGACTACTTCGAGCACCGCCGGATCCCCTTCGTCGTCGCGGTCAACTGCTTTGCCGAAACCCGCACCTACGGCGCCCACGAGGTCTCCCGAGCCCTTGATCTCGACCGTGGGACACCGGTTGTGCTGTGTGACGCGCGTGACCGCGATTCGGGAAAGGAGGTGCTCGTACGGCTCGTCGAGTACGCGGGGCGCATGTACACCGCCCGACTGCTCGACTCGGTCGGCTAGCCGCACCTTGCCCTGTCGTCCCTCGTACGAAAGGCTTACGGCAACGGGGTGACGGGGAACGTACGAGCGGGGAGGACCGACCAATGCCGTTGGACAAGGGACTTGACTGGCTGCTGGACGACCTGACCAAGAGGATCGAGCACATACGTCACGCGCTGGTGCTCTCCAACGACGGCCTGGTGACGGGAGCGAGCACCGGTCTGGCACGGGAGGACGCCGAACACCTGGCCGCGGTCTCCTCCGGCCTGCACTCCCTCGCCCGGGGCTCGGGACGCCATTTCCGTGCGGGCAAGGCACGCCAGACCATGGTCGAGTTCGACGAAGCGCTGCTCTTTGTCACGGCGGCGGGTGACGGAAGCTGCCTGTGCGTACTGAGTGCGGCCGAGGCCGATGTCGGTCAGGTCGCCTACGAGATGACGCTGATGGTCAACCGGGTCGGCGAGCACCTGGGTGTCGCGGCCAGGCAGCCGGGCGGCAACTCGGGCTTCTGACCCGGACGGATGCCGGCTCAGGACGGCGTCGTGCGGGTTATCCACAGGCCGGGCGAGATGTGACTGCGGCGGGCTACGGTCGTCACCGAGAGTATTCACACCTCACGGGGGAGACCGTCATGACGGTGAAGGAAGCGGCGGCGCGCAGCCTGGCGTTCGGCCGGGCCGCACAGGCACTGGACCTCAAACGCGGAGAGTTCGATCTCGCGGTCCAGTTGGGGCATGTCCGTACGACGCCGGGGGCGAGCGGCGGACCACCGCGGGTCGCGCAGGAGGAGGTCGACCGTCTGCGCAGCGTGAGGGCGTTCCCGGACGCGCTGCGGGAGCGGGTGCGGACCGTCGGGACGGTGGAAGGCGCGCGGCTCATCTCCATCAGTCCGGCGCGTTTCACCCGGCTCGCCCGCACGGGCCACTTCACACCGATCCGGTTCTATCTGAACCGCTACCGGGCGGTCGTCTGGCTCTACCTGGCTGAGGAACTCAGCGAGTTCGCCACTGACCACCCCGACCTGCTGCGTGGCAGAACACCGCCCGCTCTGCGGGCCGTCCTGGACGCCGGCGAGGACCGGCGTGCGCGCAACTGGCGGGGCCGACGGCTCGGACTGCTGCTGCGAACGACCGAGGACCCGTGGGAGCGCGCGGCAGCGATCGCCTCCGTGCTCGATCCCGTCGCGGTGGCGGAGGTGGCGGCCGATCCGTACGAACGCTCGCATCTGCGGGTCCTGAGGCCCGAACTGGTCCCGGGCCGCCCGGAGTCGCAGGCCGCGCGCGAAGTGGTCGAGCGGCTGCTGCTGGCGGACCACCCGGACGAGATCCTCTGGCACCGGGTGAGCCTGGCCGAGGCGCTCAAGGCGGCGCGTGAACTCCGCCCGGCGCCACGCCCCGCTCCCAGGGCCGACCGCCGCGCACTCGCCCGGCCCGCAACGGTGACTGCGGTGCGCCGGACTCCACGCGGTCTGCTGACCCGCCTTCGCTTCAGAAGGGCGGCTCCCGTGCTGTGACGGGTTGTCAGTGTGCCCCTGGAGCGATCTGACCGGGCGCCAGGGTGGTCGGCCAGAGAGTGAGGGTCTGACCGTCGAGCGAGACGTACTGGTCCGGATGGGCGTCCCGCACGGCCGTCACGTCCTGCGCGTCGAAGTGGCCCGTCAGCAGGACCAGTCCGTTCTCATGGGACGCCGCCGTCCAACTGCCGGCGGGCCAGACAGTGATGACATCGCCGTCGCGGGTCACCTGACGGGCGGGCAGCGCCGTCCGTACGAGTTCCAGGTCCTCGTCGCCGAAGTCGCCGACGAGACGGACCAGTGAACCATGCCGCTTGATGGTCCGGGCGCGGGTGGGCCACGGACCCCGCGGACGGGCGGAGGGCGCAGCGTCGTGGTACCCGGCCGCGTCGTGACCGGCCGCGGCGAAAGGGGAGTGTGAGCCATCGGGAACGGCTTCGTGGTCCGCGCGGGAGGTGACCTGAAGCGTATTCGCACCTGCACTGCTGCGCGGAGAGCTTCGTTGTGACTCAGGCATGGAGGTGCCCCATATCTGCATCTGAAGGGAAGAGTTACGGATCAGCGAGCCGACGTCTCGAAAACCGTAGAGCTTTGCGTTTGCAATCACAAGGGGATTCTGAGGCCGATGGTGTAACAGATGCAGTGACAGAACTTCCGGTGACAGAACTCCCGGTCCTTTGGAGCGGGATGCCGTCCCGCGCGAGCAGCTCCAGGAAGCCTTGCCTGGTGGGGTCCGCGTTGGCCGTGTGACGACACGTTTTCTCTCAAGATCCAGGACGCTTGACAACTGCAACGCGCTTCAGCAACATCCGGCCAAACTGACCCAGGACCGCACGCATGAAGCTCCGCTGTGGGCCCGCTTAAGAAATCCTCGATGGACTCAGGGGTCCCGGCTGGGCAGATTGGTGCAGGTCCACTGACCGGAGCTGTCACAGCCTTCACAGCCCTTCACGGCTTTCACAGCCGTCGCCGGCATCGCAGCTGTGCCCGGTCAGCCCCTTGCCACCAGCCTGGAGCCGCCGCGATGAAGGCACTTGTCAAGCAGCACGCCGAGCCCGGGCTGTGGCTCATGGATGTGCCGGAGCCGGAGACCGGCCCCGGTGATGTGCTGATCAAGGTGCTGCGCACCGGCATCTGCGGCACCGACCTGCACATCAGGTCCTGGGACGGCTGGGCCCAGCAGGCCGTCACCACGCCGCGCGTCCTCGGTCACGAGTTCGTCGGCGAGGTCGCCGCCGTCGGTGCGGACGTCCAGGACATCGCGGTGGGCGACGTGGTGAGCGGCGAGGGCCATCTGGTGTGCGGCAAGTGCCGCAACTGTCTCGCCGGCCGCCGCCATCTGTGCCGCAGCACCATCGGCCTCGGCGTCGGCCGCGACGGAGCCTTCGCGGAGTACGTCGCCCTGCCTGCCTCCAATGTGTGGGTGCACCGTACGAAGGTGGACCTGGACATCGCCGCGATCTTCGACCCGTTCGGCAACGCCGTGCACACCGCCCTCTCCTTCCCGCTGGTCGGCGAGGACGTCCTGATCACCGGCGCCGGCCCGATCGGCATCATGGCCGCCGCCGTCGCCCGGCACGCCGGCGCGCGCAATGTGGTGATCACCGATGTGAGCGAGTCCCGGCTGGCGATCGCCCGCAAGGCCGGCGCCACCCTCGCCCTGAACGTCGCGCAGAGCGACATCGCCGAGGCACAGCGCCGGCTGGGGCTCAAGGAGGGCTTCGACATCGGCCTGGAGATGTCCGGCCGTCCCGAGGCCATGCGCGACATGGTCGACAACATGACGCACGGCGGCCGTATCGCCATGCTCGGACTGCCCGCTCAGGAGTTCGCCGTCGACTGGTCGAAGATCGTCACCTCGATGATCACCATCAAGGGCATCTACGGCCGCGAGATGTTCGAGACCTGGTACGCGATGACCGTCCTGCTCGAGGGCGGGCTCGACCTCACCCCGGTGATCACCGGCTCCTACGGCTATGAGGACTTCGACGCCGCCTTCGACGAGGCCGCCACCGCCCGCAGCGGCAAGATCATCCTCGACTGGACCGTCTGAACCTCCACCTCCCGAACTCAAGGAGCCCTCATGTACGCGTCCGTCCGGGACGACCTCGCCACCACCCTCGACGAGATCCGCGCTGCCGGTCTCTACAAGCCCGAGCGGGTCATCGGCACCCCGCAGAGCGCCTCCGTGTCCGTCGCCTCGGGCGACGTACTCAACTTCTGCGCCAACAACTACCTCGGCCTCGCCGACCACCCCGAGGTCGTTGCCGCCGCCAAGGAAGCGCTGGACCGCTGGGGCTACGGCATGGCCTCCGTCCGCTTCATCTGCGGCACCCAGGAGATCCACAAGGAGCTCGAGCAGCGCCTGTCGGCGTTCCTCGGCCAGGAGGACACGATCCTCTACTCCTCCTGCTTCGACGCCAACGGCGGCGTCTTCGAAACCCTGCTGGGCCCCGAGGACGCGGTCATCTCCGACGCCCTCAACCACGCGAGCATCATCGACGGCATCCGCCTGTCCAAGGCCCGCCGCCACCGGTACGCCAACCGCGACCTCGCCGACCTGGAGCAGCAGCTCAAGGAGGCCGTCGAGGGCGGCGCCCGCCGCCGCCTCATCGTCACCGACGGTGTCTTCTCCATGGACGGCTATGTCGCTCCGCTGGCCGAGATCTGCGACCTCGCGGACCGCTACGACGCGATGGTCATGGTCGACGACTCGCACGCCGTCGGCTTCGTCGGCCCCGGTGGCCGCGGCACCCCCGAGCTGCACGGCGTGATGGACCGCGTCGACATCATCACCGGCACCCTCGGCAAGGCGCTGGGCGGCGCGTCCGGCGGCTATGTGGCGGCCCGCGCCGAGATCGTCGAGCTGCTGCGCCAGCGCTCCCGCCCGTACCTCTTCTCCAACTCCCTCGCCCCGGTGATCGCCGCCGCTTCCCTCAAGGTCCTCGACCTGCTGGAGTCGGCCGACGACCTGCGTGAGCGCCTGAACGCGAACACCGCCCTGTTCCGTACGAAGATGACCGAGGCGGGCTTCGAGATCCTGCCCGGCGACCACGCCATCGCCCCCGTCATGATCGGCGACGCGGCCGAGGCCGGCCGGATGGCGGAACTGCTCCTGGAGCGCGGCGTCTACGTGATCGGCTTCTCGTACCCCGTCGTCCCGATGGGACAGGCGCGGATCCGGGTCCAGCTCTCCGCCGCGCACTCCACCGCCGACGTGGAGCGGGCGGTGGCGGCCTTCGTCGACGCACGAGCGACAATGGCTGGGTGATCGACCCCCGGCGGCTTCGTATTCTGCGGGCCGTGGCGGACCACCGAACGGTGACCGCCGCGGCGTCCGCGCTCTACCTCACCCCCTCGGCCGTCTCCCAGCAGCTCAACGCGCTCGAGCAGGAGACCGGCCACGCCCTGCTGATCCGCAGTGGCAAAGGGGTACGGCTGACGGCGGCGGGCGAGATCCTGCTCGCCCACACCCATGCCGTTCTCGCCCAGCTGGAGCGGGCCGAGGCGGAGCTGGCGGCGTATGCGGGCGGCGCGGCCGGCGAGGTCACGGTCGCCGCCTTCGCCACGGGTATCGCAGAGGTCGTTGCCCCGGCCATCGGGCGCCTCACCACGGAGCACCCGGACATCCGGGTACGGGTACGGGACGCCGAGGGCGACGAGAGCCTGCCGCTGGTGCTCGACGGCGAGGCGGATCTGGCCGTGGCGGTCGAGTACCGGGGCGCACCTCGAGAGGACGACCAGCGGCTGGCGCGCGTGCCGCTCTACGCGGAGCCCTTCGATGCCGTACTGCACGTCGACCACCCCCTCGGGCGGGGCGGACGCGTCGGGCTCGCCGAGCTCGCGGACAGCGACTGGATCGGCCCGTACCCCGGCAATCCCTGTCACGACATGGTGCTGCTGGCCTGTGAGCTCGCCGGATTCCAGCCGCGTCTGGTGCACTCCTCGGACGACTTCCGCGCCGTGGTCGCCCTCGCCGGGGCGGGCGCGGGCGTGGCGCTCGTACCGCGCTCAGCGCTGTGCGGGATGGAGCTGAAGGACGTCGTCGTCCGGCCCGTGACGGGTCCCGCCGCGACCCGCAGGGTATTTGCCGCCGTACGCCGAGGAGCGGAACTGCACCCGCTGATCCGGCCGGTGCTCGACGCACTGGCCGGATCAGCGGGCGGGCTGTCCACCGACTGAGCAGGGAATCAGCAGGAGATCGGCAGGGATCGGCTCCCGCGATCGGGCAAGGGGTCAGTTCCCGGGCTGTGCCGCCGTCTCCATCGCCAGCTTGAGATTGCCCAAGGTGGTGCGGATGTTGCCGCGCTGGAAGTCGGCGAACGTATGCCCGCGGGTGGCCATCCTGTCGAAGGCGTTGGCCACCACGTCGGGCCAGGAGCGCCGATCGTCGGTCCATGTCTCGGTCACCCGGGTCCCGCCCTCGACCGCCTCGAACCGGTACTCCCAGGTGGCGATCCGGCCGGGCAGCACAGGCCGCCGTTTGCCGATGGCACGCACCCGGAAGGCGAAACGTTCACCCGGATCGGCGGCGGTCACCGTGCACCGCGTGGTCCAGCGCAGCGGCCCTCGTTTGTTGTAGCCGTCGAAGACCATGCCCACATAGGCCTGCTCACTGCCGTCGCGCACGGTCGCGCCGCGGTTCTCCGGGCTCCAGCGCCCCATCAGCGCGGGGTTGCTGACCTGCGCGTAGATCGTCGAGGGGGCGGCGTCGATGACGATGCTGTCCCAAACCGAGAGGGTGCGTGCCATGGGGTACGACTCCGATCCGTTGGGCGCCCGCCGCCGGCGGGTCGCCGTCCAGCGGTGATTGTCAGCTCCGGGGGCCTGGGGCATCTGCCAGGATGGCTGCTTCAACTGCATCGTAATCCTGGTCGTGTTGGCGTCGCGCTCGGGTACTCCGGGGGGTGAGGACGGTGCCGAGCCAGCCGGCGAGGAACCCGAGGGGGATGGAGACGAGCCCGGTGGTCGTGTAGGGGAACCAGGTGAAGTCGTCGTCGGGGAAGATGGCTTGGGGCGAGCCGGAGATCAGCGTCGTGCCCGTGATGAGGACCAGGACACTCAGCGTGCCGACGACGAGAGTGCTCAGCAGTCCGGTGCGGGTGTAGCGGCGCCAGAAGAGGCTATAGACGAGCGCGGGAGCGA includes:
- a CDS encoding roadblock/LC7 domain-containing protein, with the protein product MPLDKGLDWLLDDLTKRIEHIRHALVLSNDGLVTGASTGLAREDAEHLAAVSSGLHSLARGSGRHFRAGKARQTMVEFDEALLFVTAAGDGSCLCVLSAAEADVGQVAYEMTLMVNRVGEHLGVAARQPGGNSGF
- a CDS encoding DUF6397 family protein, translated to MTVKEAAARSLAFGRAAQALDLKRGEFDLAVQLGHVRTTPGASGGPPRVAQEEVDRLRSVRAFPDALRERVRTVGTVEGARLISISPARFTRLARTGHFTPIRFYLNRYRAVVWLYLAEELSEFATDHPDLLRGRTPPALRAVLDAGEDRRARNWRGRRLGLLLRTTEDPWERAAAIASVLDPVAVAEVAADPYERSHLRVLRPELVPGRPESQAAREVVERLLLADHPDEILWHRVSLAEALKAARELRPAPRPAPRADRRALARPATVTAVRRTPRGLLTRLRFRRAAPVL
- the tdh gene encoding L-threonine 3-dehydrogenase; its protein translation is MKALVKQHAEPGLWLMDVPEPETGPGDVLIKVLRTGICGTDLHIRSWDGWAQQAVTTPRVLGHEFVGEVAAVGADVQDIAVGDVVSGEGHLVCGKCRNCLAGRRHLCRSTIGLGVGRDGAFAEYVALPASNVWVHRTKVDLDIAAIFDPFGNAVHTALSFPLVGEDVLITGAGPIGIMAAAVARHAGARNVVITDVSESRLAIARKAGATLALNVAQSDIAEAQRRLGLKEGFDIGLEMSGRPEAMRDMVDNMTHGGRIAMLGLPAQEFAVDWSKIVTSMITIKGIYGREMFETWYAMTVLLEGGLDLTPVITGSYGYEDFDAAFDEAATARSGKIILDWTV
- a CDS encoding glycine C-acetyltransferase, with the protein product MYASVRDDLATTLDEIRAAGLYKPERVIGTPQSASVSVASGDVLNFCANNYLGLADHPEVVAAAKEALDRWGYGMASVRFICGTQEIHKELEQRLSAFLGQEDTILYSSCFDANGGVFETLLGPEDAVISDALNHASIIDGIRLSKARRHRYANRDLADLEQQLKEAVEGGARRRLIVTDGVFSMDGYVAPLAEICDLADRYDAMVMVDDSHAVGFVGPGGRGTPELHGVMDRVDIITGTLGKALGGASGGYVAARAEIVELLRQRSRPYLFSNSLAPVIAAASLKVLDLLESADDLRERLNANTALFRTKMTEAGFEILPGDHAIAPVMIGDAAEAGRMAELLLERGVYVIGFSYPVVPMGQARIRVQLSAAHSTADVERAVAAFVDARATMAG
- a CDS encoding LysR family transcriptional regulator: MIDPRRLRILRAVADHRTVTAAASALYLTPSAVSQQLNALEQETGHALLIRSGKGVRLTAAGEILLAHTHAVLAQLERAEAELAAYAGGAAGEVTVAAFATGIAEVVAPAIGRLTTEHPDIRVRVRDAEGDESLPLVLDGEADLAVAVEYRGAPREDDQRLARVPLYAEPFDAVLHVDHPLGRGGRVGLAELADSDWIGPYPGNPCHDMVLLACELAGFQPRLVHSSDDFRAVVALAGAGAGVALVPRSALCGMELKDVVVRPVTGPAATRRVFAAVRRGAELHPLIRPVLDALAGSAGGLSTD
- a CDS encoding SRPBCC family protein, producing MARTLSVWDSIVIDAAPSTIYAQVSNPALMGRWSPENRGATVRDGSEQAYVGMVFDGYNKRGPLRWTTRCTVTAADPGERFAFRVRAIGKRRPVLPGRIATWEYRFEAVEGGTRVTETWTDDRRSWPDVVANAFDRMATRGHTFADFQRGNIRTTLGNLKLAMETAAQPGN